A section of the Larus michahellis chromosome 1, bLarMic1.1, whole genome shotgun sequence genome encodes:
- the RXYLT1 gene encoding ribitol-5-phosphate xylosyltransferase 1, with product MHIQQPEAAHTGTTYIERLWKPSAGGGENAAEAAAPSRGQETPGTIGTSHTGTTVEGDEAGTRDSALGAEPLRDKCLLAFSVRPQRQCPGRGLLGQRQVMVGGAPSLFTRERSPGLQAEAPPASASRRSPPGPPPAAGGMRGARKRLCSALIVAYGLFSLYAAYTVFLRPRRTAAPRPPHRDRRGPRDHVAVGNEEWNPWEGEEKSELLASQQRYEANLKMIKNARSHLEQTSLRVQIWGKAAIGLYLWQHIFGGHLQPDDVSAQWREGSQKAGKTYFSFITGPSVVPGYFSVEAENVVLVLNGREKAKITYATQWLHYAQTLIQTHKIQHVAVVLLGNEQCSNEWIQPYLKRHGGFVNLLFVTYDYALVNEEDIFQWPLGVATYRNFPVVEPSWSMLHDPRSHLCNFLGTVYKNSSRETLMEILKQDGLDKLCWIAAREQWQPQETNESFKNYQDALLQSDLTLCPVGINTECYRIYEACSYGSLPVIEDVMTPGDCGNSSMYHSAPLQLLKTMGAPFIFIKNWKELPAVLEKEKKMSLQEKIQRRKKLMEWYQNFKAWMRQKFINTLENSFLPSDKG from the exons ATGCACATTCAACAGCCTGAAGCGGCCCACACTGGGACCACGTATATCGAAAG ACTGTGGAAGCCctcggcaggaggaggagagaacgCCGCGGAGGCGGCTGCCCCGAGCCGCGGGCAGGAGACCCCCGGCACCATCGGGACATCCCACACCGGCACCACGGTGGAAGGGGACGAGGCCGGGACTCGGGACTCCGCTCTCGGCGCCGAGCCACTACGGGACAAGTGTCTTCTCGCATTCAGCGTGAGGCCGCAACGGCAatgcccggggcgggggctgctggggcagaggcaggTCATGGTAGGGGGGGCTCCAAGCCTCTTCACTAGGGAACgaagcccagggctgcaggcgGAGGCCCCTCCCGCCTCCGCCTCACGGCGCTCCCCGCCGGGGCCTCCGCCCGCGGCGGGCGGGATGCGGGGCGCTCGCAAGCGGCTGTGCTCCGCCTTGATCGTCGCTTACGGCCTCTTCTCCCTCTACGCGGCCTACACCGTCTtcctccggccccgccgcacggccgccccccgcccgccccaccgCGACCGCCGCGGCCCGCGAG ATCATGTTGCCGTGGGAAACGAAGAGTGGAATCcatgggaaggggaggagaaaagcgAGCTGCTTGCTTCTCAGCAGAGATACGAAGCTAatcttaaaatgataaaaaatgcaCGATCTCACCTAGAACAAACCAGTCTTAGAGTACAGATCTGGGGCAAAGCAGCAATTG GTCTCTACCTTTGGCAACATATTTTTGGAGGGCATCTTCAGCCAGATGATGTGAGTGCACAGTGGAGAGAAGGAAgccaaaaagcaggaaaaacatatttcag CTTCATCACTGGTCCATCTGTAGTTCCTGGCTACTTCTCGGTTGAAGCTGAAAATGTTGTGCTTGTTctgaatggaagagaaaaagcaaagatcACTTACGCCACTCAGTGGTTGCATTATGCACAAACGTTAATTCAGACTCACAAAATACAGCACGTAGCGGTTGTGCTGCTTGGAAATGAGCAGTGCAGCAATGAATGGATTCAACCATACCTGAAAAGACACGGAGGATTTGTAAATCTACTCTTCGTTACATATGACTATGCGTTGGTAAATGAAGAAGATATTTTCCAGTGGCCTTTAGGAGTAGCTAC CTACAGAAATTTTCCAGTTGTAGAACCCAGCTGGTCAATGCTACATGATCCAAGATCACATCTATGTAATTTCTTAGGAACAGTCTATAAGAACTCTTCCAGGGAAACCCTAATGGAAATTCTGAAGCAGGATGGGCTTGATAAACTTTGCTGGATTGCAGCCAGAGAACA GTGGCAGCCTCAAGAAACAAATGAAAGTTTCAAAAACTATCAAGACGCCTTGCTGCAGAGTGACTTGACATTGTGCCCAGTGGGAATAAATACAGAATGCTATAGAATTTATGAAGCTTGTTCATATGGATCTCTGCCTGTTATAGAAGATGTAATGACACCGGGTGATTGCGGAAATTCATCAATGTACCACAGTGCTCCATTACAATTATTAAAAACCATGGGGGCTCCGTTTATCTTTATTAAAAACTGGAAAGAGCTTCCTGCTgttctagagaaagaaaaaaaaatgagcttacAAGAAAAgattcaaaggagaaaaaagcttaTGGAATGGTATCAAAACTTCAAAGCATGGATGAGACAGAAATTCATTAATACTTTGGAAAATTCATTTTTGCCCAGTGATAAAGGATAA